One Coffea arabica cultivar ET-39 chromosome 5e, Coffea Arabica ET-39 HiFi, whole genome shotgun sequence DNA segment encodes these proteins:
- the LOC140006607 gene encoding putative cyclin-D6-1, giving the protein MEFEFNLENPLPISQELLKEDSTVTSLFNIEADHMPSETYSQSLKHLSLQYNVREKIVSLIFNFSQNFDPLLSYLAINYLDRFLSSQPLSEEKPWILGLVAVSCVSLAMKMRKTESSVSDIQHDGGFIFDAQTIERMELFILGALKWRMRSITPFCFINCFISLFKFKDLPSTQALKSRATKIILKAQNEIKLWEFKPSVISASALLSASHELFPLQFPCFRNAISSCSYVNKENLLNCYKMMQEMAMEDYESVLDMVSSSNTPANVLDLHCSSSSSSDIEQTNPSEATFRLEKVPKRRKIGGFKSQNEYNEKLSQRQSMKVTTQSHNRIWTTLVDMTECLVAFV; this is encoded by the exons ATGGAATTCGAGTTCAATCTTGAAAACCCTTTACCAATTTCTCAAGAACTGCTCAAAGAAGACTCAACTGTGACTTCCCTATTTAACATTGAAGCTGATCACATGCCTTCAGAAACTTACAGTCAGAGTCTAAAACATTTAAGCCTTCAGTATAATGTTAGAGAGAAAATTGTCTCTTTAATCTTCAACTTTTCTCAGAACTTTGATCCGTTATTATCTTATCTTGCCATCAATTATCTTGATCGGTTCCTCTCTAGCCAACCATTATCG GAAGAGAAGCCATGGATCTTGGGACTTGTCGCAGTTTCTTGTGTTTCATTAGCTATGAAGATGAGAAAAACAGAGTCCTCTGTCTCCGATATTCAG CATGATGGTGGGTTTATATTTGATGCACAAACAATTGAAAGAATGGAGTTGTTCATTCTTGGAGCTCTTAAATGGCGAATGAGGTCCATCACACCATTCTGTTTCATCAACTGCTTCATCTCTTTGTTCAAATTCAAAGACCTTCCATCAACTCAAGCCCTCAAATCTAGAGCTACTAAAATCATCCTCAAAGCTCAAAATG AAATCAAGTTGTGGGAATTCAAGCCATCAGTAATATCAGCCTCAGCACTTCTCTCTGCTTCTCATGAATTATTCCCTCTGCAGTTTCCCTGTTTTAGGAATGCAATCTCAAGCTGTTCATATGTAAATAAG GAAAATCTTTTAAACTGTTATAAAATGATGCAAGAAATGGCAATGGAAGATTATGAGTCAGTTTTGGACATGGTATCCAGCTCAAACACACCAGCCAATGTGCTGGATTTGCACTGCTCGAGCTCATCAAGCTCAGACATCGAGCAGACCAACCCTAGTGAGGCCACATTTAGGCTTGAGAAAGTCCCGAAACGTCGAAAGATTGGTGGGTTCAAAAGCCAAAATGAATATAATGAGAAGCTTTCCCAGAG GCAGTCGATGAAAGTCACCACACAATCACACAATCGAATTTGGACCACCTTGGTGGATATGACAGAATGTCTGGTGGCGTTTGTATAA